The genomic DNA CTTCGATACGACTGAGGAGGTTATGCTTTCCCGTTTGCTTGAGCGGGGGAAGACTAGCGGACGCGAAGACGATAATGTAGAGAGCATCAAGAAGCGTTTCCGTACGTTCGTTGAGACAAGTATGCCTGTGGTCGACAAATATCGTGCCGAAGGGAAAGTCATATCGGTCAGTTCAACGCTAGCTGTATTGCATCCAAAATATTGAAACTGGATGTTAGATTGATTCGACACGCCCAATCGAAGTCGTACATGCAGATGTGCAGAAAGTCCTACGTGAGGAACTCACAAAGCGCGGTCTCCCGGAAAAGTAAATCATTCGGGAATTTGAGTTATATACCGGCACGATTCTTCTCTACTTCTCTACCATGCTGAATACAATAGTGTAGACTTTATATTCTTTGAGACTCAGGGCTTTGCGGAACCAATCTGGCGTGAGGCAAATATACATGTCGTGGGCTGTCGAATAGCCTCGTAGTGCATATCTGCTTTACCTAATGCCAAAGGTCGGCTATCCTTTTTGTGGACAAGTTATCGGCGGTAGAACCAAGGGTGTTAAATAATTTGATCTACCAGAATAACCTTAAGGACGGATATCATTCGGAGAAGTGTTTAAAAGGACGGAGGTGACCGGAGTATTGAACAAACCAATATAATTGTCCGCGTCGTTACATGTCATAAATATGTCTACACATACCTGGGAGAAAACATATCGCGATAAGACCAGGAAAGGTACGTTCCACATTTGCGTAGGCGGAATACTTGGGGCTTACGGTGTTGGTGGGGGTTGCCCAGCCCTGAGGAGCTAACTTTTTCGAAATTTTAAACACAACATCTCTACCCCCAAGAATGGCTGGTCCGTTCAGAAGCTTGCTTTTGCGAGCCGTGGGTATATGTAGTATATGAGGTAAGTGCGATCGATAATTACAGAATAGATTGAGAGTAGTATTGGAACTAATTTTCGGATAATTCGACTGGCCGTTAACGAAGTTGAACCTAACCGTGAGATCACAGAAACATACCGAATCATACAATCGTGTCCATGCGGAGCCAAGAGAAGTGACAATCAGATTATCTATGTATCCTGTGATAGCGGACGTCGTTAATGAAGGTTGAAATCGTTCTTTGAGTAATTGCGAAGTTTGCTCTCCAAAAGTAGCAAAGCAAGGAAACGCAGAATCTATGCAGAAATGATAAGAGAGGGTTAGTAGTAAGTAATTAGGCGCTCACCCTTCTGCATAAGGTCGACGAGCGCTATCCAGGTGGCCATTCAATTAGATCAACTGACCACAGATCGGTTTCTCACTCACTGATGATCCTATCACTATGCTTTCGAGCCGCCAAAAAGCCTTCATGAAATAGTTTCTTGAACTCCAAAAATGGCTCCGAATCGACACCGCCTAGAACATCTACGTACTCGAGAGGTAATTTGAACGGAGCTGACTCGAATCCGACGCCTCCAGGAGAGTTCCCTAACATAAAGCCGAAGTCTGGATGCATGCTGAGCACGAAGCCTATAAAAATCCACCATGTCACTTGCCGATATGCACGAGATGGCCGTCTCGATCCAATAAAATATTTCCATTATGTCGGTCTTTAATTTGAAGTAAAAAGGTAATAATAGAACAGCCTTTCAAAGTCTCCATCAGATCTTTCGGGCATACAGTCTTGGGTGAATTCTTACCTGCCAGTGATTTGGCAAAATTCTTCTGTGCCCTTGCAAACTTAACGGATGAAGGGTCCCCGTAAGTCTTTTTTAAGATGGCTTCGTTAGACTCTGTGGCGATGCGTTGTAGGTACGTACGTTGATGAAATGGTCCAAGAGTGTAACGTGCCCGAAATTGCCTTCTGCAATGCGGCGAGCATATTCGGCTTTCTTTATTGAATGAATAGAGACGGCATCCTTGAGTCGACGTAAAAAAAAGCAATACGAAAATAATGAAATGGGCGCTTACTGTGATTGTCTCAACCAGACCCGAGTTGGATCCTGTTATGAGTATCCTAAAGCTTTTGCCACACGAACTAAGCTCCGTGAGATCGAAGTGTGATGCGTGTACTTACTAACGGACCCAACACTGACAATTTTCCTCTTTCCAAATGTTTTCAAACTCTTTTATCAGTAGAGTTGCCAGTTGCTCCTGCCTAAGATCGCCCCCGGTTTTTACAATGACTGATATACACTGAAATTCATTAATAATGAACTGAACCATTTGGCAAGTGGACCTACATCCCAGTTGACCAAGTGCCCATATGGGCTGCCTGCGCGAATTCTTGCCTTCTTCCCAGCCCACGATTCTCTGAATACCGCAGCTGATCCCACAGGTCCAGAATTAAACGTGCGGAATGAAATGAAAAAGGGGTCGCACTCACCTGAAGGGTCTGCACGATTTAATTCGCGGCGTACAATGGCTTCGTCCTCTTTTGTGTTGGAGGCACGACCCGGATCCGAGATCCCTTTTATTCCCTCTCCCTCCCCGTGCTCCATCATGCGGGCCATGCGCTGGTCTTCGAGTGCGATCATTTCCGCCATTATGCGTTCTCGGATTGCTGCCGCTTCAGCCGGTTGTAAACGCATCCTCATGGCCGAAGCTGCGTCACTACTGGTTCCTGGCCCAGGGGAAGGAGCCGCGGTGGgcgttgaacctggtgctaCTGATGTAACAGGTTCGCGCACAAGATTTGCATTTAACTGAGCGAGCATTACCGCCGCGGTCCGCATACGCTCAGAGTAATCCTCCATCGACAAAACTTCTGATGCTGTGGGTTGACCATTTGCAGGAGATTCGACCCGCGAAGAGAAACCGGACGTGGTCATATTTGGAGTTCGAGGGAGTGAACCTGAAATACCACCAATTCCCGGAGTTGAAGGTGCAGACCCCATTTGCCACCGATTCATATCTAGCACTTTGTTTTTGGAGGCGCTGGTAGAACAATTGTATCACTAAGATCAACTGGTTCATCGCGGAGCTTGGCGCCATAAAGCTGCTCGACTAGATCAATTTCTTCATCCTCGCCTTCCGGTGGGTCCAGAGGTGTAGATGGGGTTATTTGTATTTCACTTGAGGGGTCCGCGACGGGTTCAGCTTCATCTTGGGAATTCACTATGGGCGATTCAGCCCATGGCCTCGGCTGTTCAG from Rhizoctonia solani chromosome 16, complete sequence includes the following:
- a CDS encoding phosphatidylinositol 3- and 4-kinase; translated protein: MTTSGFSSRVESPANGQPTASEVLSMEDYSERMRTAAVMLAQLNANLVREPVTSVAPGSTPTAAPSPGPGTSSDAASAMRMRLQPAEAAAIRERIMAEMIALEDQRMARMMEHGEGEGIKGISDPGRASNTKEDEAIVRRELNRADPSAAVFRESWAGKKARIRAGSPYGHLVNWDCISVIVKTGGDLRQEQLATLLIKEFENIWKEENCQCWVRYFRILITGSNSGLVETITDAVSIHSIKKAEYARRIAEGNFGHVTLLDHFINTYGDPSSVKFARAQKNFAKSLAGFVLSMHPDFGFMLGNSPGGVGFESAPFKLPLEYVDVLGGVDSEPFLEFKKLFHEGFLAARKHSDRIITLVDLMQKDSAFPCFATFGEQTSQLLKERFQPSLTTSAITGYIDNLIVTSLGSAWTRLYDSFQYYSQSIL